Genomic DNA from Peribacillus simplex NBRC 15720 = DSM 1321:
CAGAAACCATTATTTATTGATAAAATAGAGAAAATCTCTCTAATTCATGGTTATCTCAATGCATGAAGGGTAGAGGAATACGTCTATATGGGAAAAAATCATATGGAAGATATAAAAGTTTTGCAGTTATTTGCATTAGGCAGGAGGAAAATATGGATCGCATTTATGATAACGTTACAAAAGAGATATTGGACGAAAAGATATGGTTGCTGATGGGCGAGGGCATTATTAAAATCTTCCTTGTTCTGTTGTTATCGCGTATTATTATTAGAATAGGAAAGACGGTTATAAGTAAATTTTTCGCGGTTCGCTTAAGAAGCCCCATTCGTGTTTCAGAGCGTAGAGAAACGACACTCATTAAGTTGTTGGAAAATATTGTAACTTACGTTATCAATTTCATTGCCTTGATAATGATTCTTGAAATTTTCTCATTCGATGTTAAGGCCTTGCTGGCGGGAGCTGGTATTCTTGGTTTGGCAGTTGGGTTTGGTGCTCAAAGTCTGGTCAAGGATATAATTACAGGATTTTTCGTTATTTTTGAAGATCATTTCTCGGTTGGGGATTATATTAAAATCAATACTTTTGAAGGGGAAGTCATTGAAATCGGGCTTCGTACTACGAAAATTAAAAGTGGTGCAGGTGAATTGCACTTCATACCTAACGGCAGCATCATCCAGGTTACGAATTATTCCATTTTAAATAGTATGGCTGTCGTTGATGTGACCATACCTAACGATGGATCGGTCGAGCGTGCTGAGAAGGTGCTGATTGATCTTTTAAACAGTATGGAAGGTAAATACGAAGCCCTGGTCAGAGCACCTGAATTTTTGGGAATTGAAAAAATCAGTCCTGAAGAAATCGTCTTTCGGATTAAAGCGGAAACAAAGCCGATGCATCACATTGAAATCAGCAGGATATTAAAAAAAGAAATAAGTGCTGCGCTTGATTCAAGTGGG
This window encodes:
- a CDS encoding mechanosensitive ion channel family protein, coding for MDRIYDNVTKEILDEKIWLLMGEGIIKIFLVLLLSRIIIRIGKTVISKFFAVRLRSPIRVSERRETTLIKLLENIVTYVINFIALIMILEIFSFDVKALLAGAGILGLAVGFGAQSLVKDIITGFFVIFEDHFSVGDYIKINTFEGEVIEIGLRTTKIKSGAGELHFIPNGSIIQVTNYSILNSMAVVDVTIPNDGSVERAEKVLIDLLNSMEGKYEALVRAPEFLGIEKISPEEIVFRIKAETKPMHHIEISRILKKEISAALDSSGIKSTYNGSES